ACGGCGAGCGCGACGACGACGAGGCCGACGAGCACCAGCAGGTACCGCTGTCGCATACGCCGACGCTAGGGGGGAGGGGTTCAAACCTCCACCGGACCGCGACGGCGCCACCGCGGGCACGTGGATGGCCATCGGGGACGCGTGGACGGTCGCCGACGTGGGCGGCCACGACCCGCTCGAAACCGGGAGACAGAGCGGGGACCCCGGCGCGGTTGCCCAGTGCGGAGTTTTTAAAGGTCGTGGGGTCCAACCTTTGCGTACGATGGAGGAGTACGGAGTCGACGTGGCCGTCTGACGGCCTTCAGAAAGTACTTCCGGACTCGTCCACTTACTTCAGGTTAGGAACCTCATATGCAAGGACAAAATCAACAGCAGGCGTACGACCGCGGGATCACAATCTTCTCGCCGGACGGACGTCTCTATCAGGTCGAGTACGCTCGCGAGGCCGTCAAGCGCGGCTCCGCGAGCGTCGGCATCCGAACGCCCGACGGGGTCGTGCTCGCCGCGGAACGACGCACGCGGTCGCCACTCATGGAGCGCGACAGCGTCGAGAAACTCCACAAGATCGACGACCACGTCGGGATCGCGAGCGCCGGGCACGTCGCGGACGCCCGCCAGCTCATCGACGTGGCGCGCCGCCAGAGCCAGGTGAACCAGCTCCGGTACGGCGAGCCGGTCGGCGTGGAGACGCTGACGAAGCACGTCACGGACCACATCCAGCAGTACACGCAGACGGGTGGTGCGCGGCCGTTCGGCGTCGCGCTGCTCGTCGGTGGCGTCGAGAACGACGGGACGCCCCGCCTGTACGAGACCGACCCCTCGGGGACGCCGTACGAGTGGAAGGCGGTCGCGATCGGCGGGAACCGCGAGGACATCCAGCGTCGCCTCGAGGACGACTTCACGGAGGCGCTCACGCTCGACGAGGGCGTGGACCTCGCGCTGAAGGCGCTCGCGGAGGCCGACGAGGAGGGCTTCCCGGCGGAAGGTATCGCAGTCTCGACGATCCCGACGGAGTCGGGGAGCGTCGAGGAGCTGTCGACGGCGGAGATCGGCGACCGCTTGGACGAGCTCGACCTCCTCGCCGAGGAGGAAGTGGACGGTGATGACGAATGATGGACGCTGACAACCCCTACGAGCCCGAACTCGCGCCCGACGACTGGGGCGAGCACGCGGGACAGGACGAGGAGAACGTGAACAAGACCGGGACGACGACGGTCGGTATCGCGACCGACGACGGCGTCGTCATCGCGACGGACCGCCGCGCCAGCCTCGCTGGCCGATTCGTCTCGAACAAGCAGGTGGTGAAGGTCGAGGAGATCCACCCGACCGCGGCGATGACGCTCGTGGGGAGCGTCGGTGGCGCGCAGTCGTTCATCTCGAGTCTCCGCGCGGAAGTGAACCTCTACGAGGCGCGTCGGGGCGAGGAGATGAGCATGAAGGCGCTGTCGACGCTCGCGGGGAACTTCGCGCGCGGCGGCCCGTACTTCGCGATCAACCCGATCCTGGGTGGGGTCGACGACGAGGGCAGTCACGTGTTCTCGATCGACCCGGCCGGTGGCGTCATGAAGGACGACTACACCGTCACGGGCAGCGGGATGCAGGTCGCGTACGGGTTCCTCGAGCAGGCGTGGCACGAGGACATCGACATGGGCGAGGCGAAGACGGCGGCAGCGCGTGCGGTCGTCTCGGCGGCCGAGCGCGACACGGGCTCCGGGAACGGGCTCGTGCTCGCGGAGGTCACGGCGGACGGCGTCGAGATCACGGAGTACGACGAGTTCCCGGACCCCGACGAGGTCTGACGCGGCACCCTTCTTTCGCGGTTTCGAACGGTTCGGTCAGCGACGGCGTTCGCTCGCGGAACGTCCAGTCGACGCGATTCGTGCGGGATTAGGGCCGACCTTTTGATGACTGGCGAACGGATCTTTCGACGAATGGCGGACATCGTCTGTACGGGGGCGCGTTCTGCGGCGGTTGCCGACCGGCTCGCGGAGGGGGGCGTCGCGGTCGAGCACGTGCCGATGGTGGCGGCGGCCGTCGAGCGGGCGCGCGAGGCCGCGGGCGTGGTGCTGGCGGTCGATGCGGGGGAGGCGTCGGTCGTCGAGCGGGTGCGCGAGGCGGTGCCCGAGCGGCCGGTGGTCGTCGTCGCGGCGTCGGTGGACGCGGCGGTGGCGTCGGCGGCGGTCGCGGCGAACGTCACGGCGCTCGTGTCGATCGACGACGACGTCGTGGCGGTAGTCGAGGACGCGGTCGACTCGATGGACGGCGAGGTCGTGCCGGTCGTCGAATCGGACGACGGCGTGGTATCGGTCGACGCCGGCCCCGGCCCGGACGTCGGACGCGATCTCGTGGAGAGTGGTGCGACAGCGAGCGGGGACTGGCGCGGCCTCGTCGTCGACCGACTGTTCGAGTCGAGCCCCGACCGACTCGTGGTCGTCGGTGCGGACGGCACCGTCGTTCGCGCGAACGACCGCGCACGCGAGGCGTTCGAGATATCGATCGGGGAGACGAGCACCGGCGACGTCGACGTGTACGACACCGACGGCGAGTTCGTCCCCCCGGAGGCGCGGCCGTGGGCGCGGGTGTTCCGGACCGGCGAGGCGTCGTACGGCCACCAATTGCGCATCGACCCGGACGTGGGCGAGCCCGCGTGGTTCGTCGTCGACGTCGTCCCGCTCGGCGACGGCCCGGACGCGGCGTTCGCGTCGTTCCGGGACGTCACCGACGACGAGCGCGCGCGCGAGCGCCGCGAGCAACTCGAGCACGAGCGCGAACGCCTCGAGTACGTCAATCGCTTGCTCCGGCACAACCTCCTGAACAGCCTGAACGTCGCGCACGCACGCACGAACCTCCTCGAGGGGCACGTCGACGACGAGGTCGAGGGGCACCTGGAGACGGCGTCGTCGCGCCTCGACGAGATGATCGACTTCGTGGAGACGATGCGGTCCCTGATGCACATCCTCGTCGAGGACGACAACGATAGCGACCCCATCTCGCTCGAACGCGTGCTCGACGCCGAGGTCGCGAAGCTCCGGGAGGCGTACGACGTCGACGTGCACGCGGAGGTCCCGTCGATCGCGGTCGCAGCCGACGAACTCCTCCCGGAGGTGTTCGAGAACCTCCTCTTGAACGCCGTCCAGCACAACGACGCGGACCAGTCGGCGGTGTTCGTGGACGTCGACGTCGACGAATCGGCGGGCGTGGCGACGGTGTCCGTCGCGGACAACGGACCGGGCGTCGATCCGTCGATGCGCGAAGAGCTCTTCGAGAAGGGCGAGAAGGGGTTCGACTCGCCCGGGACCGGGTTCGGGCTCTACCTCGTCCGCGAGACGGTCGACGCGTACGGCGGCGACGTCGAGCTCGTCGACGACGACCACACCGGGGCGACGTTCGCGGTCACGCTCCCGCTCGCGGACGGACGCGTCGACTGAATGGCGGGGCGACGAAGGGACGGCCGCGTCACCACGTGGTGAGCGCCTCGGCGCCCTGTGTGTACCAGAGCGCGCCGAGGAACAGTGCGACCCCGACGAGCGCGCTCGCACCGCCGACGTAGAAGACGGCGGCGTAGCCGACGCTCGTGGTGAGGACGCCGCCGACCATCGGCGCGAGTACGCTCCCGGGCCGCCAGACGAGTTCGCGGATGCCGAAGCTGGACGCGACGCCGTCGCCGTCGCTGCCCTCGTCCGCGAACAGCGCCATGCTCGCGGGTTCGCGGAACGAGTCCGCGACGCCCAGCAGGCCGTTGAGTGCGACGAGGACGAGGAACGATTCGCCGGGCGTCCCGAGGAGGCCGTCGACGACGCCCGCGGTCGCGTTCGCGTCCAGCACGAGCGTGACGCCGGGGAGGCTCGCGACCGCGCCGGCGAGCGCGGGCAGCGAGGGGAGAGCGACTTCCGCGCCGATCGTGGGTGCGAGCGGGACCGCGAGCGCGACGAGTCCGTACGCGCCACCGCCGGCCGCAACGAACGTCGCCCGCCCGAACCGATCGGAGAGCCGGCCCGTGTACGGCTGACAGAGCATGTTCGTGAACCGCTCGGCGCCGTAGACGACGCTGACCGCGACCGCGGCGAACCCGAGGCCGCCCTGGACCGCTTCGACGCCCGCGTACAGGAGGACCCACGTGCGGACGAGCGTCACCGCGACCGCGTACGGCGCCCGGAAGGCGGAGAGCGTCAGGATGCGGGCGTTCACGGCGAGGTCCCTGAACGGGAATCCCTCGACGCGCGTGGTGTCGGGTGCGAGCACGAGCACGACGCCCGCCATCGCGAGCGAGAGGAGGCCGACGATGACGCTGTACACGACGCCGAACCCGTACACGTCGTAGAGGACGCCGGAGACGCCACCGCCGAGGATGCCGGCGAGCAGCCGCCACGCGTTCGCCTTCCCGATGAACTGTGCGGTGTCCTCGGGCGGCGACCGGTCGCCGACGAGCGCGAGCGACAGCAGCCCGGACCCCGTCACGGCCGCGCCCTGGAGCGCGCGGACGCCGACGAACGCCCACTCGCCGCCGGAGAAGACGTCGAGCGCCGCGAATCCGACGTACGCGAGCACGCCGAGCGCGAGCACGCCCACGAGGACGTTGCGCTTGTCCCTGGCGTCCCCGAGGTACGCGATGGGGACGACCGCGACCGTCTGTGCGATCGCGAACCCGCTCGTGAACAGGCCGAGCATCAGCCCGGAGGGGTCGTACTGGTTGACGTACGTCGCGAGGAGGACGGCGAGCGTCGCGAACCCGAACCCGGTCGCGAACCGCGTGAGGTAGAGGACGGGGAACTGCAGTCGGTCGGATTCGAGGCGCACGTTCACGGTCGCATTCGCCACCCTCGCCCCGAAACCGTTTCGCTCTCGGCTCGCCGCGTACCGGTTCGAGTGCGGGGTGGTCGGTGACCGCTGGACCCGCGCGCGGACCCTCAGTCGTCGGCGGTGGGCGGGTCCTCGAACTCGGCGCCGTCGACCATCGCGGCGAACCCGCGGTCGAGGTCGGCGAGGAGGTCGTCGACGTGTTCGACGCCGACGCTCGCGCGAACGAGGGTGTCCGTGATGCCGAGCGCCTCGCGTTCCTCGGGCGAGAGCGGTTCGTGGGTCATCCCGGCGGGGAGTTCGACGAGGGACTCGACGCCGCCGAGCGACACCGCGAGCGTGAACTCGGTGAGTGCCTCGAGGAAGCGCTTCGCGTCCGCGAACTCGCCGGCGAGCTCGAAACTGAGCACGCCCCCGTACCCCGACATCTGCTTCGTAGCGAGGTCGTGCTGGGGGTGTGATTCGAGGCCGGGGTAGTGGACGGCCTCGACGAGCTCGTGGTCCTCGAGGTACTTCGCGACCGTCGTCGCGTTCTCCTGGTGGCGTTCCATCCGCATGGGGAGCGTCTTGATGCCCCGGAGGAGGAGGTACGAGTCGAACGGCGCGAGCATGTCGCCGACGCCGACGGTCTGGAAGAACTCGACCTCGTCGGCGACTCTCTCGTCGTTCGTGACGAGCGCGCCGCCGACGGAGTCGCTGTGACCGTTCAGGTACTTCGTCGTCGAGTGCGCGACCGCGTCCGCGCCGAGCGCGAGCGGGTTCTGAAAGTACGGGCTCATGAACGTGTTGTCGACGCCCAGGAGCGCGTCCGCGTCGTGTGCGAGGTCGGCGATAGCCGCGACGTCGCACATGTTCATCCGGGGGTTCGTCGGGGTCTCCAGCCAGACGAGCGCGGTGGAGTCCGTGATCGCTGCTGCGACGTTCTCGACGTCGGTCGCGTCGACGAAGTCGACGTCCACGTCGAGGCGCGAGCGGAAGACGTCCTCGAGCATCCGGCGCGTACCGGCGTAGAGGTCGTCGAACGCCACGACGTGGTCGCCGGGCTCGACGACCGAGAGGACGAAGGTGAAGATGGCTGCGGTGCCCGAGGAGAACGCGTACGCGTACTCGCCGCCCTCGAGCGCGCCGATGCGTTCCTCGACGGCGTGACGCGTGGGGTTCGAGAGCCGCGAGTAAACGAAGTCGCCCTGGCTCGGGTCGAGGTCCTCGAGGGACATCTCGGTGTCGAGCCCTGGGAGGGCGTACGTCGACGCGAGGTGGATGGGGGAGACCACGTCGCCGGTCATCGGGTCGCCAGGCGTCGGTTCCTCGCCGTACGTCACTGACAGCGTCTCGAAGCGCGTCGACTCGGGCCCGTCTTGCATGCGTAATATTTGCCGCCACTGGCCAATAAACCTTTCATGCAGGTGTAATATCCGCGCTGGCGTGCTATGCCTGGTAGTAATAGGGGAGATGGTCCTCGTCGTTCCGCCTGCGACCTCGGTCCGACATTATGAAGCATCATCCAGCAGACACGTCGGCCGGATAGGACGGACGAAATAGTTTAGACGAGTCTAATTATACTATTCGATAGAAACTACTATATCCTTCTCCTCATCTATACCTAGGCACCCATGAACGAAGCCACCGCTTCGCGAACGCCCGCTCGCGTCTCGCGGCGACGGACCGTCGCCGCGACCGCGGGCCTCCTCGCGAGCGCCCTCGCCGGCTGCACGAGCATCGCCGATCCCGGAGACGGCGACAGTCCGACGGACGGAACCGACGACGCGAACGGGACGGACGGCGCGGACGGCGACGGCCCGGTCGTCGCCGCGTCGTTCTTCAGCTTCTACGACTTCGCGCGGAACGTCGTCGACGGCACCCCCATCCAGGTCGAGAACCTCGTCCCCACCGGCCTCCACGGCCACGGCTGGGAACCCAACGCGAGCGTCACGCGCTCCATCGTCGAAGCCGACGCGTTCCTCCACGTCGGCCCCGGCTTCCAGCCGTGGGCCGACCGCGCCATCCAGACCCTCGAGGACGACGACGTCGACACCCAGCTCATCGACGCCCGCGAGGGCGTCGAACTCGTCGACCTCGCCGCCACCCTCGACCCCGACGAGGAGGGCGTCGGCGACCAGCAGGGGAAGGACCCGCACTTCTGGCTCGACCCCGAGCGCGCGAAGACCTCGATCGACAACATCACCGACGGCGTCGTCGACCTCGCACCCGGCCACGAGGAGACGCTCCGCGAGAACGCCGAGACGTACAAGAGCGACACGCTCGACCGCATCGACGACGACTACCGGGCGATCTTCGACGCCGCCGACCGCGACGTCGTGCAACTCGCCGCGCACAACGCCTTCCAGTACGTCGGCGTCAGGTACGACGTCACGATGCGGCCGCTCGTCACGAACCTCGCCGCGAGCGGCGACGTCAAGCCCTCCGACATCGCCGACGCGAAGGCCGTCATCGAGGACAACGACATCCAGTACATCGCGAACGGCGTCTTCGAGTCCCGTCGCCCCGCGAAGCAACTCCTCGCCGAGACCCAGGTCGAGGCGTACTTCCCCGTCACCCCGTACGCGGGCGTCCGCGAGGACTGGGTCGAGAACGACTGGGGCTACGAGGAGATCGCGTACAACGTCAACATGCCTACGTTCGAGGTCGTCCTCGGAAACGACGCCCCCGAGAACGTCGGCCCCGACGGCTGGGCCGACGAGTGGAGGAACTTCGAATGAGCACCGACCCGACCACCACCGCGACCGCGTCCGCGTCCGCGTCCGGGGTCGCGCCCGCCGAGCGCGACGCGACCGCGGACGAGGCGCGCTCGACCCAGGTGTCGGCGGTCGTCGAACTATCCGACGTCGACTTCGGGTACACTGCCACGCCCGTCGTCGAGAACGTCTCCGTCCGCGTCGACGCCGGCGAGTACGTCGCCGTCGTCGGCCCGAACGGCTCCGGGAAGTCGACGCTCATGAAGCTCATGCTCGGCCTGCTCCGGCCCGACGAGGGATCCGCGAGCCTCTTCGGCGAACCCGCTCACGAGTTCGACGACGGCTCCCGCATCGGGTACGTCGCCCAGCACGCGAGCGCCTCGAAGGAGATGCCGATCACCGTCCGCGAGGTCGTGAAGATGGGGCGATTCCCGCACGTCGGCTTCGGCCGCCTCGACGCCGCGGACTGGGCGATCGTCGACGAGGCGCTCGCGACCGTCGGCATGACCGCGTTCGCCGACCGCCGCGTCACGCACCTCTCGGGCGGCCAGCGCCAGCGAGCGTTCATCGCGCGCGCCCTCGCGAGCGAAGCTGACCTCCTCGTCCTCGACGAACCCACCGTCGGCGTCGACGCCGAGTCCGTCGACGCGTTCTACGACCTGCTGGACGCCCTCAACGACCGGGGCATCACCGTCCTCCTCATCGAGCACGACCTCGGTGCCGTCGCCGAGCACGCCGACCGCGTCGTCTGCATGAACCGCGAGATTTACTTCGACGGGCCGACCGACGCGTTCGTCGAGAGCGACGCGCTCGCCCGCGCGTTCGGGACCGCCGCGAACGTCCTGGGTGGCGACCGATGACCGGCACTCACGGACTCGTCCCCGCCGCCACCGACGGCGGAAGTGTCGCGCTATTCCCTGGCGAGTCGGGCGTCGCGCTGTTCACTGGCGAGTCGGGAATCCTCGCACCCCTGTACTGGCTGCTCGACGCCTGGTCGGCGCTCATGTCCTGGCTCGCGGGCGCGACCGGCCTGGAACTCCTCCAGTACGGGTTCATGCACCGCGCGATACTCGTCGGCCTCTGCATCGGCGTCATGGCACCGCTCATCGGGACGTTCCTCGTGCACCGCCAGCTCGCGCTCATCGGCGACGCGCTCGCGCACACCGGGTTCGCCGGCGTCGCCGTCGGCCTGTTCCTGAACGCCGTCTTCGACTTCGGCGTCTCCCCGTACCTCACCGCGGTCGTCGTCGCAATGATCGCCGCGCTATTCATCGAACTCATCTCCGAGACGACCGACGCGTACAACGACGTCTCGATGGCGATCGTGCTCTCCACGGGGTTCGCGCTCGGGACGACCCTCATCAGCGTCAACGCGGGTGGACTCGCGGTCGGCGTCAACCAGTTCCTGTTCGGGAACCTCTCGACGGTCTCCGCGGAGAGCGCCGCGATCCTCCTGGTGCTGTTCGCGCTCGTCGTCGGCGTCGTCGCACTCACCCGCAACCAGCTCCTCTACGTCACGTTCGACGAGACCGCGGCCGCCGTCTCCGGGCTCCCCGTGAACTGGTACAACCGCATCATGGTGATGCTGACCGCGATGGTCGTCGTCGGCGCGATGCAGATCATGGGCGTCATCCTCGTCGCCGCGATGCTCGTCGTCCCAGTCGCCGGCGCCGCACAGGTCTCCCGGAGCTTCAACGAATCCCTCCTGGTGGCGGTCGTCCTCGCGGAACTCGCCGTCACACTCGGCATCGCCGCCTCGTACTACGGCGAGGCGACCGCCGGGGGCGTCATCGTCCTCATCGCGGTCGGCATCTACGTCCTCGCCGTCGTCCTCGGAAAACTCCAGACCGCCGTCGCCGGAGACGAGACGCCGGAGATGGGGAGCATCAACGTCGACGACTCGTTCGGCGACTGACGACGTCGACGAACGACCGCCCCGTCAGACCGTCCACCGCCCGACGGCCAATTTCCGCCCGTAGACGTCTCGCATCGGTCGCGACCGCTCCGAAGCGCCCGAACCTCGTCGCTTCGAGTCGCATTCGCGGAGTCCGCCCTATTTACTATCGCGATATGGGGTTTATTCGTGGGGGCTCGCGTCACCTCTCTTGTTCGAAGTAGTGACAGTTATGGGGGCGAACGCCCGAAATCCGCGCCCTGCCCTCCAAACGATCGCTGGTCCTGCATGGCTCCACCTGCTCCCGTCAGCGGCGACGAGGCTTGTGGCGTCGATCGACCATCGCTCGACCACTGACGTGCCCAGAAACAGGGAGTTCTCCGAGGACAGCCCCGTGCCGTTCGAACGTGACGGGAACAACCGGCGTTCGAGCGCGCGAACCAGGGATTCGAGCGTGTGAAGTCGGGGTCGAGCGAGTTCGTCGAGGACGAGTATCGGTGGCGAACTAGCGCGGTCGACGAAAACCGGTCGCGGGAGTCGATTCAGGGGACGTGTTCGCGCACGGTCTCGAACTCGCTCGCGACGAGCGCGTCC
Above is a genomic segment from Halorubellus sp. JP-L1 containing:
- the psmA gene encoding archaeal proteasome endopeptidase complex subunit alpha; its protein translation is MQGQNQQQAYDRGITIFSPDGRLYQVEYAREAVKRGSASVGIRTPDGVVLAAERRTRSPLMERDSVEKLHKIDDHVGIASAGHVADARQLIDVARRQSQVNQLRYGEPVGVETLTKHVTDHIQQYTQTGGARPFGVALLVGGVENDGTPRLYETDPSGTPYEWKAVAIGGNREDIQRRLEDDFTEALTLDEGVDLALKALAEADEEGFPAEGIAVSTIPTESGSVEELSTAEIGDRLDELDLLAEEEVDGDDE
- the psmB gene encoding archaeal proteasome endopeptidase complex subunit beta is translated as MMDADNPYEPELAPDDWGEHAGQDEENVNKTGTTTVGIATDDGVVIATDRRASLAGRFVSNKQVVKVEEIHPTAAMTLVGSVGGAQSFISSLRAEVNLYEARRGEEMSMKALSTLAGNFARGGPYFAINPILGGVDDEGSHVFSIDPAGGVMKDDYTVTGSGMQVAYGFLEQAWHEDIDMGEAKTAAARAVVSAAERDTGSGNGLVLAEVTADGVEITEYDEFPDPDEV
- a CDS encoding PAS domain-containing sensor histidine kinase, whose product is MADIVCTGARSAAVADRLAEGGVAVEHVPMVAAAVERAREAAGVVLAVDAGEASVVERVREAVPERPVVVVAASVDAAVASAAVAANVTALVSIDDDVVAVVEDAVDSMDGEVVPVVESDDGVVSVDAGPGPDVGRDLVESGATASGDWRGLVVDRLFESSPDRLVVVGADGTVVRANDRAREAFEISIGETSTGDVDVYDTDGEFVPPEARPWARVFRTGEASYGHQLRIDPDVGEPAWFVVDVVPLGDGPDAAFASFRDVTDDERARERREQLEHERERLEYVNRLLRHNLLNSLNVAHARTNLLEGHVDDEVEGHLETASSRLDEMIDFVETMRSLMHILVEDDNDSDPISLERVLDAEVAKLREAYDVDVHAEVPSIAVAADELLPEVFENLLLNAVQHNDADQSAVFVDVDVDESAGVATVSVADNGPGVDPSMREELFEKGEKGFDSPGTGFGLYLVRETVDAYGGDVELVDDDHTGATFAVTLPLADGRVD
- a CDS encoding MFS transporter, with the translated sequence MNVRLESDRLQFPVLYLTRFATGFGFATLAVLLATYVNQYDPSGLMLGLFTSGFAIAQTVAVVPIAYLGDARDKRNVLVGVLALGVLAYVGFAALDVFSGGEWAFVGVRALQGAAVTGSGLLSLALVGDRSPPEDTAQFIGKANAWRLLAGILGGGVSGVLYDVYGFGVVYSVIVGLLSLAMAGVVLVLAPDTTRVEGFPFRDLAVNARILTLSAFRAPYAVAVTLVRTWVLLYAGVEAVQGGLGFAAVAVSVVYGAERFTNMLCQPYTGRLSDRFGRATFVAAGGGAYGLVALAVPLAPTIGAEVALPSLPALAGAVASLPGVTLVLDANATAGVVDGLLGTPGESFLVLVALNGLLGVADSFREPASMALFADEGSDGDGVASSFGIRELVWRPGSVLAPMVGGVLTTSVGYAAVFYVGGASALVGVALFLGALWYTQGAEALTTW
- a CDS encoding PLP-dependent aspartate aminotransferase family protein; protein product: MQDGPESTRFETLSVTYGEEPTPGDPMTGDVVSPIHLASTYALPGLDTEMSLEDLDPSQGDFVYSRLSNPTRHAVEERIGALEGGEYAYAFSSGTAAIFTFVLSVVEPGDHVVAFDDLYAGTRRMLEDVFRSRLDVDVDFVDATDVENVAAAITDSTALVWLETPTNPRMNMCDVAAIADLAHDADALLGVDNTFMSPYFQNPLALGADAVAHSTTKYLNGHSDSVGGALVTNDERVADEVEFFQTVGVGDMLAPFDSYLLLRGIKTLPMRMERHQENATTVAKYLEDHELVEAVHYPGLESHPQHDLATKQMSGYGGVLSFELAGEFADAKRFLEALTEFTLAVSLGGVESLVELPAGMTHEPLSPEEREALGITDTLVRASVGVEHVDDLLADLDRGFAAMVDGAEFEDPPTADD
- a CDS encoding metal ABC transporter substrate-binding protein codes for the protein MNEATASRTPARVSRRRTVAATAGLLASALAGCTSIADPGDGDSPTDGTDDANGTDGADGDGPVVAASFFSFYDFARNVVDGTPIQVENLVPTGLHGHGWEPNASVTRSIVEADAFLHVGPGFQPWADRAIQTLEDDDVDTQLIDAREGVELVDLAATLDPDEEGVGDQQGKDPHFWLDPERAKTSIDNITDGVVDLAPGHEETLRENAETYKSDTLDRIDDDYRAIFDAADRDVVQLAAHNAFQYVGVRYDVTMRPLVTNLAASGDVKPSDIADAKAVIEDNDIQYIANGVFESRRPAKQLLAETQVEAYFPVTPYAGVREDWVENDWGYEEIAYNVNMPTFEVVLGNDAPENVGPDGWADEWRNFE
- a CDS encoding metal ABC transporter ATP-binding protein, coding for MSTDPTTTATASASASGVAPAERDATADEARSTQVSAVVELSDVDFGYTATPVVENVSVRVDAGEYVAVVGPNGSGKSTLMKLMLGLLRPDEGSASLFGEPAHEFDDGSRIGYVAQHASASKEMPITVREVVKMGRFPHVGFGRLDAADWAIVDEALATVGMTAFADRRVTHLSGGQRQRAFIARALASEADLLVLDEPTVGVDAESVDAFYDLLDALNDRGITVLLIEHDLGAVAEHADRVVCMNREIYFDGPTDAFVESDALARAFGTAANVLGGDR
- a CDS encoding metal ABC transporter permease, with amino-acid sequence MTGTHGLVPAATDGGSVALFPGESGVALFTGESGILAPLYWLLDAWSALMSWLAGATGLELLQYGFMHRAILVGLCIGVMAPLIGTFLVHRQLALIGDALAHTGFAGVAVGLFLNAVFDFGVSPYLTAVVVAMIAALFIELISETTDAYNDVSMAIVLSTGFALGTTLISVNAGGLAVGVNQFLFGNLSTVSAESAAILLVLFALVVGVVALTRNQLLYVTFDETAAAVSGLPVNWYNRIMVMLTAMVVVGAMQIMGVILVAAMLVVPVAGAAQVSRSFNESLLVAVVLAELAVTLGIAASYYGEATAGGVIVLIAVGIYVLAVVLGKLQTAVAGDETPEMGSINVDDSFGD